Proteins co-encoded in one Cataglyphis hispanica isolate Lineage 1 chromosome 4, ULB_Chis1_1.0, whole genome shotgun sequence genomic window:
- the LOC126849041 gene encoding sister chromatid cohesion protein PDS5 homolog B isoform X2, with the protein MSEIVYPAGCRSVSEDLGPDELIRRLKTLAHTLQAMGQDEGMYQQYIPLALHLAEEHFLMHQSKDVQLLIACCIADVLRVYAPEAPYKDADQVKTIFLFLIKQLAGLKDPKDPAFKRYFYLLENLAYVKSFNMCFELEDCQEIFCALFSLMFKIVNDEHSGKVKSFMLDVLCPLITESDIVSNELLDIILMNIVEPNKTQKKNAYLLAKELVIKCSDTLEPYIQAFFNHVLILGKEEKSLQICKKVYDLIYELNHICPSVLLSVLPQLECKLKSSSETERLGAVALLARMFSEKGSQLAVQHTQLWRAFLGRFNDISVSIRIKCVQYSMHFLLNHPELRKDITDTLKLRQHDADESVRYEVVMAIVTTARRDFEVVSDSEDLLEFVKERTLDKKFKIRKEAMSGLAMIYKKHLNDADVPQATKKAVIWIKDKILHGYYMAGMEDRLLVERLLNTCLVPYQLPAEERMKKLYHLLGTIDDYASKAFVELQKHQLAVRRAVVEWIDLVKKTDAKNELVTKIHQISRFLPDPMKVQEFLQKFSGHMKKDARLLQEMEIIVQPNVSCKECAETITKVLKKLGQPVMTNLYYNTIKMLLERVSSVMIDEEAIRVLIGYVLDCLKGGNVIEEVGLNPNNAGEKGLRLLVMLSFVFGSHFLHNDILMQLVNLLELEDEMVAPLVLSIFTFLGKYKPLRDVAPDIMNLMVPICKNFAETGTPKQAKQAVRCLFVNMTNIHDTIFPEIIERIKNTLTPTSEYYRTSIVTLGHIAYNLPDKYQIQIKNMVSRKIVKELLVKESSEQTSEIIEGDWCREDQLPEETRCRLEGLKCMARWLLGLKSDVLSAQKTFRMLNAFMVNKGDLLSQGRLSKAEMSWLRLQAGCSMLKICEQKGVGDQFTAEQFYNLSQLMVDEVPQVREAFGNKLHKGLVRGIPNKCLPLDFMGYYALAGKEQDKRLKCLLKTYMQTDINKRRDYVKTLSLGTVERAMGQLPHILPDYMLVFAVAILAHDPEFTSHIMVSQLKIIQQCLWFILEPLITKNEYYCYGFYKNLVERMKSHKDALNPENNAMNYKLWAVCDLAMNVIYTKTTNFDMKEFPSETRIPTMYFKRVDDMVANTKNYLPAELQVNMTNPKGKGSFHSTHTLNEKPQRRTKSKQQKEVGIGPNETDARPAEASETRIQLPGLEEEIEEPPAKRALRESDKVNK; encoded by the exons ATGTCAGAAATAGTATATCCAGCAGGGTGTAGATCGGTTAGTGAAGATTTAGGTCCAGATGAATTAATCAGAAGACTCAAG ACACTAGCGCACACGCTACAAGCTATGGGACAAGATGAAGGAATGTACCAACAATATATTCCACTTGCACTACATTTGGCAGAAGAGCACTTTCTGATGCATCAGAGTAAAGATGTACAACTATTAATTGCTTGCTGCATTGCAGATGTTTTAAGAGTTTATGCACCAGAGGCTCCTTATAAAGATGCTGATCAG gTCAAGacaatattcttatttcttattaagcAACTGGCAGGTTTAAAAGATCCTAAAGATCCTGCTTTTAAGAGGTATTTCTACCTACTTGAGAATTTAGCTTATGtcaaatcatttaatatgtGCTTTGAGTTAGAGGATTGCCAAGAGATTTTTTGTgcattattttctctcatGTTCAAAATTGTAAA CGATGAACATTCTGGCAAAGTTAAAAGCTTTATGCTGGATGTTTTATGCCCACTGATTACCGAATCGGATATTGTCAGCAACGAACTTCTGGATATTATACTCATGAATATTGTAGAGCCAAACAAAACACAGAAAAAGAATGCGTATTTGCTTGCTAAAGAGCTGGTGATTAAATGTAGCGATACATTAGAACCATACATTCAAGCA TTCTTCAATCATGTCTTGATACTGGGCAAGGAGGAGAAGAGTTTGCAGATTTGCAAGAAGGTGTATGATCTGATTTACGAATTGAATCACATATGTCCGAGTGTCTTGCTGTCCGTCCTTCCACAATTAGAGTGCAAATTGAAATCCTCCTCCGAGACTGAAAGATTGGGTGCTGTGGCATTGTTAGCGAGAATGTTCTCTGAAAAGGGTTCGCAATTGGCTGTACAGCATACACAGTTATGGAGAGCATTTCTAGGacgatttaatgatattagtGTATCCATTCGTATTAAATGTGTGCAGTATTCAATGCATTTCTTGCTAAATCATCCGGAATTGAGGAAGGATATTACAGATACTTTGAAGTTAAGGCAACACGACGCTGATGAAAGTGTCCGTTATGAAGTCGTAATGGCTATTGTAACAACTGCCAGACGAGACTTCGAAGTTGTGTCGGATAGTGAGGATTTGCTTGAATTTGTCAAAGAAAGAACATTGgacaaaaaa tttAAAATACGAAAAGAGGCGATGTCTGGATTAGCTATGATATACAAGAAACATTTGAATGATGCAGATGTGCCACAGGCAACAAAGAAAGCAGTTATAtggataaaagataaaatattgcatggTTATTATATGGCAGGCATGGAAGATAGATTGTTAGTGGAGAGACTATTAAATACATGCTTAGTACCTTATCAACTACCTGCTGaggaaagaatgaaaaaattgtaccATCTCCTAGGTACAATTGATGATTATGCTTCCAAAGCTTTCGTGGAACTTCAGAAGCATCAGCTTGC tgTGCGAAGAGCAGTAGTTGAGTGGATAGATCTCGTGAAGAAAACAGATGCTAAAAACGAATTAGTGACGAAGATTCATCAGATATCCCGCTTTTTGCCAGATCCTATGAAAGTGCAAgagtttcttcaaaaatttagcGGTCACATGAAGAAGGATGCTAGGTTATTGCAGGAAATGGAGATAATCGTACAACCAAATGTTTCCTGTAAGGAATGTGCTGAAACGATAACTAAAGTCCTCAAAAAATTAGGACAGCCTGTAAtgactaatttatattacaacacGATTAAGATGCTACTTGAAAGAGTAAGCTCTGTTATGATTGATGAAGAGGCAATTAgg gttttGATAGGATACGTCTTAGATTGTTTGAAGGGAGGTAACGTGATAGAAGAGGTCGGCCTTAACCCAAATAATGCCGGCGAGAAAGGATTGAGATTATTAGTA atgctGTCGTTTGTATTTGGCTCGCATTTCCTGCATAacgatattttaatgcaactgGTCAATTTGCTCGAATTAGAGGACGAAATGGTAGCACCATTAGTTCTCTCCATCTTCACGTTTTTGGGAAAATACAAACCTTTACGCGATGTAGCACCAGATATCATGAATCTTATGGTACCGATATGCAAGAACTTCGCTGAAACGGGAACACCAAAGCAGGCAAAACAGGCCGTGAGATGTTTATTCGTTAACATGACTAACATTCACGATACGATCTTCCCCGAAATTATTGAGAGAATTAAGAACACGCTAACACCGACATCGGAATATTATCGAACGTCTATAGTTACGTTAGGTCATATAGCATATAATTTGCCGGACAAAtatcaaatacaaataaaaaatatggtttCCAGAAAA ATAGTTAAAGAATTACTAGTGAAGGAAAGCAGCGAGCAAACCTCTGAAATTATTGAGGGAGACTGGTGTAGAGAGGATCAATTACCTGAAGAGACACGATGCAGATTGGAAGGCTTGAAGTGCATGGCACGTTGGCTGTTAGGATTAAAGAGTGACGTGTTATCGGCGCAAAAAACGTTCAGAATGTTGAATGCCTTTATGGTAAACAAAGGAGATCTGCTGTCGCAGGGACGACTGAGCAAAGCTGAAATGAGTTGGTTACGATTGCAAGCGGGTTGTTCAATGTTGAAAATATGCGAGCAGAAGGGCGTCGGAGATCAATTTACCGCAGAACAGTTTTATAATCTTTCACAACTCATGGTG GATGAAGTTCCTCAAGTCAGAGAAGCCTTTGGTAATAAATTGCACAAAGGTCTTGTAAGAGGAATTCCAAATAAATGTTTGCCACTGGATTTTATGGGATATTACGCACTAGCCGGCAAAGAACAAGACAAAAggttaaaatgtttattgaaaACATATATGCAAACAGACATAAATAAAAGGAGGGATTATGTGAAGACACTTTCTTTGGGTACTGTCGAGCGAGCTATGG gtCAATTACCCCATATTTTGCCAGATTACATGTTGGTTTTTGCGGTAGCTATTCTCGCGCATGATCCCGAATTTACGAGCCACATAATGGTCAGccagttaaaaattattcaacagTGTCTCTGGTTCATTTTGGAACCCCTCATCACAAAGAACGAATATTATTGTTAcggattttacaaaaatcttgTGGAACGTATGAAAAGTCATAAGGACGCGCTTAACCCTGAGAACAATGCaatgaattat aaATTATGGGCCGTTTGTGATTTGGCAATGAATGTAATATACACAAAGACTACTAATTTCGATATGAAAGAGTTTCCAAGTGAGACACGAATACCCACAATGTACTTTAAACGAGTTGACGATATGGTGGctaatactaaaaattatttacccgCGGAATTGCAAGTGAATATGACGAATCCAAAAGGAAAAGGATCATTCCACAGTACACATACACTCAATGAGAAACCACAGCGCAGAACTAAATCTAAACAACAAAAGGAAGTGGGCATTGGACCTAATGAAACAGATGCAAgg cCTGCCGAAGCATCAGAGACCAGGATTCAATTACCTGGCTTGGAAGAGGAA ATTGAAGAACCACCGGCAAAGAGGGCATTAAGGGAATCggataaagtaaataaataa
- the LOC126849041 gene encoding sister chromatid cohesion protein PDS5 homolog B isoform X1, whose product MSEIVYPAGCRSVSEDLGPDELIRRLKTLAHTLQAMGQDEGMYQQYIPLALHLAEEHFLMHQSKDVQLLIACCIADVLRVYAPEAPYKDADQVKTIFLFLIKQLAGLKDPKDPAFKRYFYLLENLAYVKSFNMCFELEDCQEIFCALFSLMFKIVNDEHSGKVKSFMLDVLCPLITESDIVSNELLDIILMNIVEPNKTQKKNAYLLAKELVIKCSDTLEPYIQAFFNHVLILGKEEKSLQICKKVYDLIYELNHICPSVLLSVLPQLECKLKSSSETERLGAVALLARMFSEKGSQLAVQHTQLWRAFLGRFNDISVSIRIKCVQYSMHFLLNHPELRKDITDTLKLRQHDADESVRYEVVMAIVTTARRDFEVVSDSEDLLEFVKERTLDKKFKIRKEAMSGLAMIYKKHLNDADVPQATKKAVIWIKDKILHGYYMAGMEDRLLVERLLNTCLVPYQLPAEERMKKLYHLLGTIDDYASKAFVELQKHQLAVRRAVVEWIDLVKKTDAKNELVTKIHQISRFLPDPMKVQEFLQKFSGHMKKDARLLQEMEIIVQPNVSCKECAETITKVLKKLGQPVMTNLYYNTIKMLLERVSSVMIDEEAIRVLIGYVLDCLKGGNVIEEVGLNPNNAGEKGLRLLVMLSFVFGSHFLHNDILMQLVNLLELEDEMVAPLVLSIFTFLGKYKPLRDVAPDIMNLMVPICKNFAETGTPKQAKQAVRCLFVNMTNIHDTIFPEIIERIKNTLTPTSEYYRTSIVTLGHIAYNLPDKYQIQIKNMVSRKIVKELLVKESSEQTSEIIEGDWCREDQLPEETRCRLEGLKCMARWLLGLKSDVLSAQKTFRMLNAFMVNKGDLLSQGRLSKAEMSWLRLQAGCSMLKICEQKGVGDQFTAEQFYNLSQLMVDEVPQVREAFGNKLHKGLVRGIPNKCLPLDFMGYYALAGKEQDKRLKCLLKTYMQTDINKRRDYVKTLSLGTVERAMGQLPHILPDYMLVFAVAILAHDPEFTSHIMVSQLKIIQQCLWFILEPLITKNEYYCYGFYKNLVERMKSHKDALNPENNAMNYKLWAVCDLAMNVIYTKTTNFDMKEFPSETRIPTMYFKRVDDMVANTKNYLPAELQVNMTNPKGKGSFHSTHTLNEKPQRRTKSKQQKEVGIGPNETDARLQIGEMECIDAQPAEASETRIQLPGLEEEIEEPPAKRALRESDKVNK is encoded by the exons ATGTCAGAAATAGTATATCCAGCAGGGTGTAGATCGGTTAGTGAAGATTTAGGTCCAGATGAATTAATCAGAAGACTCAAG ACACTAGCGCACACGCTACAAGCTATGGGACAAGATGAAGGAATGTACCAACAATATATTCCACTTGCACTACATTTGGCAGAAGAGCACTTTCTGATGCATCAGAGTAAAGATGTACAACTATTAATTGCTTGCTGCATTGCAGATGTTTTAAGAGTTTATGCACCAGAGGCTCCTTATAAAGATGCTGATCAG gTCAAGacaatattcttatttcttattaagcAACTGGCAGGTTTAAAAGATCCTAAAGATCCTGCTTTTAAGAGGTATTTCTACCTACTTGAGAATTTAGCTTATGtcaaatcatttaatatgtGCTTTGAGTTAGAGGATTGCCAAGAGATTTTTTGTgcattattttctctcatGTTCAAAATTGTAAA CGATGAACATTCTGGCAAAGTTAAAAGCTTTATGCTGGATGTTTTATGCCCACTGATTACCGAATCGGATATTGTCAGCAACGAACTTCTGGATATTATACTCATGAATATTGTAGAGCCAAACAAAACACAGAAAAAGAATGCGTATTTGCTTGCTAAAGAGCTGGTGATTAAATGTAGCGATACATTAGAACCATACATTCAAGCA TTCTTCAATCATGTCTTGATACTGGGCAAGGAGGAGAAGAGTTTGCAGATTTGCAAGAAGGTGTATGATCTGATTTACGAATTGAATCACATATGTCCGAGTGTCTTGCTGTCCGTCCTTCCACAATTAGAGTGCAAATTGAAATCCTCCTCCGAGACTGAAAGATTGGGTGCTGTGGCATTGTTAGCGAGAATGTTCTCTGAAAAGGGTTCGCAATTGGCTGTACAGCATACACAGTTATGGAGAGCATTTCTAGGacgatttaatgatattagtGTATCCATTCGTATTAAATGTGTGCAGTATTCAATGCATTTCTTGCTAAATCATCCGGAATTGAGGAAGGATATTACAGATACTTTGAAGTTAAGGCAACACGACGCTGATGAAAGTGTCCGTTATGAAGTCGTAATGGCTATTGTAACAACTGCCAGACGAGACTTCGAAGTTGTGTCGGATAGTGAGGATTTGCTTGAATTTGTCAAAGAAAGAACATTGgacaaaaaa tttAAAATACGAAAAGAGGCGATGTCTGGATTAGCTATGATATACAAGAAACATTTGAATGATGCAGATGTGCCACAGGCAACAAAGAAAGCAGTTATAtggataaaagataaaatattgcatggTTATTATATGGCAGGCATGGAAGATAGATTGTTAGTGGAGAGACTATTAAATACATGCTTAGTACCTTATCAACTACCTGCTGaggaaagaatgaaaaaattgtaccATCTCCTAGGTACAATTGATGATTATGCTTCCAAAGCTTTCGTGGAACTTCAGAAGCATCAGCTTGC tgTGCGAAGAGCAGTAGTTGAGTGGATAGATCTCGTGAAGAAAACAGATGCTAAAAACGAATTAGTGACGAAGATTCATCAGATATCCCGCTTTTTGCCAGATCCTATGAAAGTGCAAgagtttcttcaaaaatttagcGGTCACATGAAGAAGGATGCTAGGTTATTGCAGGAAATGGAGATAATCGTACAACCAAATGTTTCCTGTAAGGAATGTGCTGAAACGATAACTAAAGTCCTCAAAAAATTAGGACAGCCTGTAAtgactaatttatattacaacacGATTAAGATGCTACTTGAAAGAGTAAGCTCTGTTATGATTGATGAAGAGGCAATTAgg gttttGATAGGATACGTCTTAGATTGTTTGAAGGGAGGTAACGTGATAGAAGAGGTCGGCCTTAACCCAAATAATGCCGGCGAGAAAGGATTGAGATTATTAGTA atgctGTCGTTTGTATTTGGCTCGCATTTCCTGCATAacgatattttaatgcaactgGTCAATTTGCTCGAATTAGAGGACGAAATGGTAGCACCATTAGTTCTCTCCATCTTCACGTTTTTGGGAAAATACAAACCTTTACGCGATGTAGCACCAGATATCATGAATCTTATGGTACCGATATGCAAGAACTTCGCTGAAACGGGAACACCAAAGCAGGCAAAACAGGCCGTGAGATGTTTATTCGTTAACATGACTAACATTCACGATACGATCTTCCCCGAAATTATTGAGAGAATTAAGAACACGCTAACACCGACATCGGAATATTATCGAACGTCTATAGTTACGTTAGGTCATATAGCATATAATTTGCCGGACAAAtatcaaatacaaataaaaaatatggtttCCAGAAAA ATAGTTAAAGAATTACTAGTGAAGGAAAGCAGCGAGCAAACCTCTGAAATTATTGAGGGAGACTGGTGTAGAGAGGATCAATTACCTGAAGAGACACGATGCAGATTGGAAGGCTTGAAGTGCATGGCACGTTGGCTGTTAGGATTAAAGAGTGACGTGTTATCGGCGCAAAAAACGTTCAGAATGTTGAATGCCTTTATGGTAAACAAAGGAGATCTGCTGTCGCAGGGACGACTGAGCAAAGCTGAAATGAGTTGGTTACGATTGCAAGCGGGTTGTTCAATGTTGAAAATATGCGAGCAGAAGGGCGTCGGAGATCAATTTACCGCAGAACAGTTTTATAATCTTTCACAACTCATGGTG GATGAAGTTCCTCAAGTCAGAGAAGCCTTTGGTAATAAATTGCACAAAGGTCTTGTAAGAGGAATTCCAAATAAATGTTTGCCACTGGATTTTATGGGATATTACGCACTAGCCGGCAAAGAACAAGACAAAAggttaaaatgtttattgaaaACATATATGCAAACAGACATAAATAAAAGGAGGGATTATGTGAAGACACTTTCTTTGGGTACTGTCGAGCGAGCTATGG gtCAATTACCCCATATTTTGCCAGATTACATGTTGGTTTTTGCGGTAGCTATTCTCGCGCATGATCCCGAATTTACGAGCCACATAATGGTCAGccagttaaaaattattcaacagTGTCTCTGGTTCATTTTGGAACCCCTCATCACAAAGAACGAATATTATTGTTAcggattttacaaaaatcttgTGGAACGTATGAAAAGTCATAAGGACGCGCTTAACCCTGAGAACAATGCaatgaattat aaATTATGGGCCGTTTGTGATTTGGCAATGAATGTAATATACACAAAGACTACTAATTTCGATATGAAAGAGTTTCCAAGTGAGACACGAATACCCACAATGTACTTTAAACGAGTTGACGATATGGTGGctaatactaaaaattatttacccgCGGAATTGCAAGTGAATATGACGAATCCAAAAGGAAAAGGATCATTCCACAGTACACATACACTCAATGAGAAACCACAGCGCAGAACTAAATCTAAACAACAAAAGGAAGTGGGCATTGGACCTAATGAAACAGATGCAAgg CTGCAAATTGGAGAAATGGAATGTATCGATGCACAG cCTGCCGAAGCATCAGAGACCAGGATTCAATTACCTGGCTTGGAAGAGGAA ATTGAAGAACCACCGGCAAAGAGGGCATTAAGGGAATCggataaagtaaataaataa
- the LOC126849053 gene encoding polymerase delta-interacting protein 2 isoform X2 has protein sequence MELMRNIIGHKLRRSLLKAPATRLQHAQYVRLAEVGKLETPKLQGQYEAGQMIFHRIFSYRGVILFPWLARVYDRDISNKKNEKNNNSNNIDDKDVKGRTHTFYQVLIDQRDCPYIRAQTEAVTFLGNDESSRSLYAIPGLDYVAHEDVLPYTTNEKVALQHELFDKFLIYHPGKEPCFVPQETLRAWQKKNHPWLELSDVHKETTENIRVTVIPFYMGCRESQATTVYWWRYCIRLENLGELSVQLRERHWRIFSLSGTLETVRGRGVVGQEPVLSKALPAFQYSSHVSLQAPSGHMWGTFRMEREDGYAFDCRIPPFSLESKAEESTPNVEI, from the exons ATGGAACTTATGCGAAATATTATTGGCCACAAACTGAGACGGTCGCTTCTGAAAGCGCCTGCAACACGCCTGCAACACGCGCAATATGTCAG ATTGGCGGAAGTTGGTAAATTGGAAACACCAAAATTACAAGGACAGTATGAAGCAGGTCAAATGATATTCCATAGGATCTTCAGTTATCGAGGCGTGATTCTATTTCCATGGTTGGCAAGAGTATATGACAGAGATATATCCAATAAAAAGAATGA aaagaataataattctaataatattgacGACAAGGATGTGAAAGGCAGAACACATACATTCTATCAAGTTTTAATTGATCAACGTGATTGTCCTTACATA CGTGCCCAAACAGAGGCAGTAACTTTTCTGGGCAATGATGAGAGTAGTCGCAGCTTATATGCTATTCCTGGATTAGATTATGTTGCTCATGAAGATGTATTACCATATACTACAAATGAAAAAGTAGCTCTGCAACACGaattgtttgataaatttctaatttatcatCCGGGTAAAGAACCATGTTTTGTACCACAAGAAACCCTTCGAGCAtggcagaaaaaaaatcacccATGGCTTGAGTTGTCGGATGTACATAAAGAAACAACTGAAAATATTCGAGTTACTGTTATACCATTTTATATGGGTTGCAGGGAGAGCCAGGCCACTACTGTATACTGG TGGCGTTATTGTATCCGACTAGAAAACTTAGGTGAATTAAGTGTGCAATTGCGTGAAAGGCACTGGAGAATATTTAGCCTATCAGGTACATTAGAAACTGTTAGAGGAAGAGGTGTAGTGGGTCAAGAACCTGTGTTATCAAAAGCTTTACCTGCTTTCCAATATAGCAGTCATGTGAGTTTACAAGCTCCAAGTGGTCACATGTG GGGAACATTTAGGATGGAAAGAGAAGATGGATATGCGTTTGATTGTAGAATACCACCATTCTCTCTAGAATCAAAAGCGGAAGAATCCACGCCTaatgtagaaatttaa
- the LOC126849053 gene encoding polymerase delta-interacting protein 2 isoform X1 yields MELMRNIIGHKLRRSLLKAPATRLQHAQYVRLAEVGKLETPKLQGQYEAGQMIFHRIFSYRGVILFPWLARVYDRDISNKKNEYLYVYFYRKNNNSNNIDDKDVKGRTHTFYQVLIDQRDCPYIRAQTEAVTFLGNDESSRSLYAIPGLDYVAHEDVLPYTTNEKVALQHELFDKFLIYHPGKEPCFVPQETLRAWQKKNHPWLELSDVHKETTENIRVTVIPFYMGCRESQATTVYWWRYCIRLENLGELSVQLRERHWRIFSLSGTLETVRGRGVVGQEPVLSKALPAFQYSSHVSLQAPSGHMWGTFRMEREDGYAFDCRIPPFSLESKAEESTPNVEI; encoded by the exons ATGGAACTTATGCGAAATATTATTGGCCACAAACTGAGACGGTCGCTTCTGAAAGCGCCTGCAACACGCCTGCAACACGCGCAATATGTCAG ATTGGCGGAAGTTGGTAAATTGGAAACACCAAAATTACAAGGACAGTATGAAGCAGGTCAAATGATATTCCATAGGATCTTCAGTTATCGAGGCGTGATTCTATTTCCATGGTTGGCAAGAGTATATGACAGAGATATATCCAATAAAAAGAATGA atatctgtatgtttatttttacagaaagaataataattctaataatattgacGACAAGGATGTGAAAGGCAGAACACATACATTCTATCAAGTTTTAATTGATCAACGTGATTGTCCTTACATA CGTGCCCAAACAGAGGCAGTAACTTTTCTGGGCAATGATGAGAGTAGTCGCAGCTTATATGCTATTCCTGGATTAGATTATGTTGCTCATGAAGATGTATTACCATATACTACAAATGAAAAAGTAGCTCTGCAACACGaattgtttgataaatttctaatttatcatCCGGGTAAAGAACCATGTTTTGTACCACAAGAAACCCTTCGAGCAtggcagaaaaaaaatcacccATGGCTTGAGTTGTCGGATGTACATAAAGAAACAACTGAAAATATTCGAGTTACTGTTATACCATTTTATATGGGTTGCAGGGAGAGCCAGGCCACTACTGTATACTGG TGGCGTTATTGTATCCGACTAGAAAACTTAGGTGAATTAAGTGTGCAATTGCGTGAAAGGCACTGGAGAATATTTAGCCTATCAGGTACATTAGAAACTGTTAGAGGAAGAGGTGTAGTGGGTCAAGAACCTGTGTTATCAAAAGCTTTACCTGCTTTCCAATATAGCAGTCATGTGAGTTTACAAGCTCCAAGTGGTCACATGTG GGGAACATTTAGGATGGAAAGAGAAGATGGATATGCGTTTGATTGTAGAATACCACCATTCTCTCTAGAATCAAAAGCGGAAGAATCCACGCCTaatgtagaaatttaa
- the LOC126849052 gene encoding bleomycin hydrolase encodes MVVCPLTHEVLNHLRAKFYANDRNVLAQNVCTKMNPIEACSSRKILEETSHVFSHKIETEGKPVTNQKNSGRCWLFAILNVMRTSMMKEYNLDEFEFSQAYLFFWDKVERCNYFLHNIVNTAKRGEPVEGRLVNFLLTDPTSDGGQWDMIVNLITRYGVVPKTCFPESYSCEGSVRMNSLLKSKLREYAKALRNMIENGASDEELKTRISEQMTVIYRIIGICLGIPSEKITWEYYDKSKNYVCVGPIAPLEFYEIYVKPHYNVDDKICLVTDPRPGNPYGKLYTVDCLGNVVGGKTTRYNNQPVELLMKLCAESIKNNEPVWFGCDVNKRLIDKHGIHDLKTYNFELMFGTDIHLGLSKADRLLYGDSMMVHAMAFTAVSIDGDGKIKKFRIENSWGEDHGQKGYQVVSPEWFGEFVFEAVVDKKYVPEDVLAVFNQEPIVLPAWDPMGTLAH; translated from the exons ATGGTTGTTT GTCCTCTAACTCACGAAGTTCTTAATCATCTGCGTGCAAAGTTTTATGCCAATGACCGTAATGTGTTGGCGCAAAATGTCTGCACGAAAATGAATCCTATTGAAGCCTGTTCTTCGAGAAAAATCTTAGAGGAGACTAGTCATGTTTTCAGTCATAAGATCGAGACTGAAGGCAAACCTGTAACTAACCAGAAAAATTCTGGAAGATGCTGGTTATTTGCTATCTTAAATGTCATGAGGACTAGCATgatgaaagaatataatttagatgaGTTTGAATTTAGCCAGGCTTACTTATTTTTCTGGGATAAA gTAGAacgttgcaattattttttgcataatatcgTGAACACTGCAAAACGTGGCGAACCGGTTGAAGGTcgtttagttaattttttattgactgATCCGACTTCTGATGGCGGCCAATGGGATATGATTGTAAACCTGATAACTAGATATGGTGTTGTACCGAAAACATGTTTCCCAGAATCATACAGTTGCGAAGGCAGCGTTCGCATGAATAGTTTGTTGAAGAGTAAATTAAGAGAGTATGCTAAAGCTCTGCGAAACATGATTGAGAATGGTGCTTCTGATGAGGAATTGAAAACGCGGATAAGCGAGCAGATGACGGTGATTTATCGAATAATCGGCATTTGTCTGGGTATACCCTCTGAGAAAATTACTTGGGAGTACTACGATAAATCAAAGAATTATGTTTGTGTAGGACCCATTGCACCATTGGAGTTTTATGAGATTTATGTGAAACCACATTATAACGTGGACGATAAAATATGCTTAGTAACCGATCCCCGACCAGGTAATCCTTATGGGAAACTTTATACTGTGGATTGCTTGGGAAACGTTGTAGGTGGAAAAACTACTCGCTACAATAATCAACCAGTGGAATTGCTGATGAAATTGTGTGcggaaagtattaaaaataacgagcCTGTTTGGTTCGGTTGCGATGTTAACAAAAGATTAATAGATAAACATGGTATCcatgatttaaaaacttataactTTGAACTGATGTTTGGCACAGACATTCATCTTGGACTTTCTAAGGCTGATAGACTGCTTTATGGAGATTCCATGATGGTGCATGCAATGGCTTTTACAGCTGTTTCAATAGAC GGAGATGgtaagataaagaaatttcgGATAGAAAATTCTTGGGGTGAAGATCATGGACAAAAAGGTTATCAGGTTGTTTCCCCTGAATGGTTCGGCGAATTCGTCTTTGAGGCGGTCGTAGACAAAAAATACGTACCTGAGGACGTGCTTGCTGTATTCAATCAGGAACCTATCGTTTTACCCGCCTGGGATCCTATGGGCACACTCGCTCATTGA